In Antechinus flavipes isolate AdamAnt ecotype Samford, QLD, Australia chromosome 6, AdamAnt_v2, whole genome shotgun sequence, the sequence TAATACATGATcatcccagtttttctacattccctccaatatatgccatttttcttttctgtcatattgacCAATCTGATAATGATAATCTGGCTTctcaaagttatttaatttttcattttttaatcaattattatttagaatatttttcatatttatacagatagttttgggtttttttcttctaaaaactacCTGCTCACATTCAtggactatttatcaattggaaaatgcctcatattcttataaagttgactaagttctcaatatatttgaaaagtgaggtctttatcagagaagctTGCAGTAAAATATTCTCTCCCAATTCTCAAATGTCAACTTAACAAACTCAAGAGGGTGAACCATATTGAGATTTCGTAGTACAATAGTGAATTTAGCATACTGATTCTGATAAATGGATATGTTGCAgctgatattaaagaaaaaggcagagataGTAATCAAGAtcacagaaaaagcaaaagcaaaattagacttaataaaatattattagtgGAATTACATTATACTAAAAAGGGTACATAGAAATGTAAGATCAAAAACTTTTACATTAAGTTTctttaataaagatttaatttattaaatatatagagTATAGACAAGTtaagtttatattaaaaaaaaataagagctattccttGATTGACAAATGGTCATagaatataaataggcagttttcagaaaaatcaaaactGTCTTTGGATATgtaaaaagtgctctaaatcatttttgattagagaattgcaaattactatctcatacctatcataaataataaatgttggaggagatgatgGAAAATTAGGTATACTAATGAATTACTGGAGgaattctggagaggaatttggaactatgttcacagagctataaaattatgcagaTCCTTTGACTCAGTTATACAAGTACTAATCTCCATTctaaagagatgaaaggaaaagaataaggacctatatgtacaaacatatttatggCAACTTTTTTCATGGTACCAAAGAATTGGTAATaaaagggatgctcatcaattgggaaatgactgaccAAGTTGTGGTCTATTATTGTGATGAAGTACGATTATGCTTTGGGAAATGATAAGGTGATGgcttcagaaaaatatgaaaagaactatatatactgaagcaaagtgaagtaaaaaCTGGCAGATTATTGTGCACAATAGCAATAATGTTGAAATAATGATTGATTGCTGAAGGTGAGGCTATTCCAATTAgaacaatgatctaagataatttcaaaggattcatggTGCAAAAGGAGAAAATTGTTGAATCCTTAGtgcaaattaaagtataattctttaactttatttctcttgcttttttttgaaatatagctaatatggaaatatgctttacatGATTTCAACTTTATAATTGACAtaatattacttgccttctcagtagttttgagagagtgagagagataaagagattttgaagctcaaaatttaaaaataaaagaatgtttaaaataaatggcaaaaatacCTGTATTTAgctgaattcatgaaaaaaatgtttcctaTTCATTAGTTTCCTTAGGGCCCCTTTtacttcattgttctttaaaCTGTAGATTAGAGGATTCAACATGGGGATCAATACACTGTagaaaacagaaatcattttGTTCTCATCTGTTGAATAGTTAGACTTAGGCATTGCATAAGTTAAAATAAGCATTCCATAGAACAGAGTGACTGCTGTGAGATGGGAGGTACAAGTTGAGAAAGCTTTGGATCTCCCCTCAGTAGAGTTTATCTTTAAGACAGAAAAGAGGATATACACATAAGAAATCATGATAATGAACACTGTGATCATAAGTAGTAATCCAGCAGAGGCGGGAGGAAGAATTTCAGCAAGATTATCTTCAGAGAAGGAGAGTTTCAAAAGTGGTGAATAATCACAAAAAAAATGATTGATCTTATTGGTTCCACAGAAGGACCGATTCAATAAGCAACCAGTAAAGATCCAAGCATTCACAGAACCTCCCACATAGGATGTGATGAGTAACAGAGTGCAGATCTTAGGAGACATGTTAATGGAATAGAGTAGGGGATTACAGATGGCCATATACCGATCATAGGCCATCGCAGCCAGCAGGAAGCACTCAGCTGCCCCAAAGGTGAATCCATAGCACATTTGGGCCATATACCCTGGCAGAGAGATTAAGGTTATGTCCTTGAGGTAATTCATGAGCATGAGAAgtgtgacagatgaggaaatttcaaTATCCACAAAAGCCAAGTGACTGAGGAAAAGGTACATTGGAGTATGAAGTTGGGAGCTAATTCTGATCAATATGATTAAGCTAAGATTACCAACTAATGTAACTGCATAGACACCCAGGAATAACACAAAGAGGATGACACGAAGAGTTGGATCATCTGTTAACCCCAAAAGAATGAATTCAGTCACAGCAGTGCAGTTATTGCCTATTAGACAGAAGAGAAGGAGATTAAAATAGAATACAGGACTAAGatttgaatattgaaatattcTCTGGTCACTTCCTACGTGCCTATAATACAATCTTACCCCATTGCACCATAGTATGTTATAGACATGAATAACTgttgaccttagatacttaacacttccctgggcaagtgatttaatcctaattgctttcccaaaaagagaaaattttcattatatagcaagagaaataaataattttccatgAAATGAactacaaatgaaaatgaatacaattaaaaatgaaaaaaattgatccATGTgttttttataacaaaataaagaacatCACAGATACCTATTGCCAGAAGATGATTTTACACTccaaggaattatttttgtatGACAGCACTTATTTATGTTGAATTTTGTTGCATTTGGGATATAACCTCTTGAGCACTTTAATAGCAAAAGTAATTATCattaaaatttcacatttaaatATGAACTCCACTGGGATAGGGAAAATTACCAACACTGAGATAAGTGGTCTGAGAAGTTTTCTAAATTCTCAGgggtcttcatttatttttttaatctagttttatccaggattttaaaaactgaaaaacatcTTGAATAGCAACATAGCCAAATTTGTATTATCTGTATGATCTGCCACAGAAGTTCTCAACAGTTCTTTGGAGATCAACATGTGATAATTGTTGATGTGACAATGTTAAATAGGTTTGAAAATTGGTCCTCATCACCTTACTAGATTCATTTTGGCCAGGTATTAATTCATActgattaaaaacaatttatgaaGCTCTAATAAAAACTGCAGATCATAGAAAAGAAGTCCTATTCACAGTGAGGGCAATTATCCATTTGTAAAAGCAATATTGATGGTCTTTCAAGGCTGCTGATAAAAATTTCCCTAGACTATAAGAGCACTTATGACATATGACAAAAAGATTTTTCCAAAGGACATGACATATGCTGAATCAGTTTAGGGTCAAAAGATACGGATCATAGAATTCCTGGTCATGAAAAGGACATGAGGTTGTGTAGATGATTTAGTCTTGTCCCTTCTGTCTTTGAAACAGAAACTTTAAAAGGACTTCCTTATAAAAACTTGCAGGTATATTAACCTATCATGTCATAAAACACGGTACAACAATTGGAGTCTGGATAATCAATTGCTTTACATCtcacatttatatttgtattttgtttcagtATGCTGAATAGGATTTCATTTGAGTGAATTTTATGGAGAAGGGGTCAAATTATGGAAGGAAAAGATAGAGTATTCAATGGGTAGAGCCCTTTCTTGAGCCAGGCAAATTATGACATATAAATATCTAAATCCAGTGGCAGGAAACCAGGAAGGCACTTGGGAAATGTAAAATTTGCAAAAGTCTAGGATATGAGAATATAATCTGTACATATTTAGAGAAAGTAAGGTAAATTCTCAGGGGCAtagctttttaaagtcttttatacaTTTTCATTTGAGTGGTGTAGTGCATCTGAAGTTTAGAGCACCATCTCATGACTTGCTTAGATATACTATCTTAGATATATTATGCTTAGATATACTatggaatatataatatattccagGGTTATATGAGACTGTTATTTAAACCAGGCAATGATATCATGGACCTTTGAACTCTTTATTTTCTTACTCTTGAATCATATTTGTCaacatatttttcattctctcacCTATGCTTACTTTTACAGATTATCTTTAAATTAGATGGTCTTGCAAGttatttgtaatatttctttatgcctcattatttgtaaaagatacatttatattttgttttatatttttcttaatgtcatgtaaaaactttttcaaatttaatttaatttttatgttaaattttaagttctaaactgtctttcttcctcttttcccaattCACAATACAGGCCCCCATTTGATGTGTGCctgtatttcaataaaattatattgtacaAAAGTCTatttaatcagttctttctctagaagtggatgttatcttcttttataaggcttttatatttgatttaagTATTTGTAATACTCAGAATTAGTTATGGTTGTGTCCTGCTTTTTAgaacccccaagttggggtgacaaaatgtactgtgTTGATTAAAATATACGGCCCTAGTGGAGCAGTGATGAGACAAGACTCCTGAGGATGATGGAAAAATGGAATCCATTTATTAcaaggtcttttccccttttataccctcatacccttatgtaacaaaacaacactgggcatgcactaagtatatatgtacatacacatgggaccacataaacaacttgctattgtacttagtttgccacctggtatcactctacTTCAATCACAACCCAgattgtcactgccccctgacttcttaggaaggctgagagcccttaggggagatagggagctgaaccagacattgttagcaggtttcctctgggctgaagggtcttatccCTCACCCAGATTTTCCCtactgtctgtgaccctctacaagtTACTCATGCTTATTCttcaaataatattgctgttactatatacaacattttaaaaattctgctcatttaattcattattttgtgcacATGATTCAATGTTTTTCCAAGATTAATCAGCTTcttatttcttacaacacagtagcattctattattatcatatatcacaacttgtttatcAGTTCACTAATTGATCTCCATTACGCATCTTTaaaatttccaggtttttttgccactacaaagagagttactataaatattttagaatacatattcttttcctttttttctgatctaaTAATGATGTCACTGAGTCAAAAAACacacacagttttataatttgggggcataattctagattgctcccCAAAATATTTGGGccagttcatagttccaccaacactGATTGTATTCATGTccaaatttttccacattcctttcAATATTTGTGATTTCCTACCTTtgtcattttaggcaatctgGTAGGTATAAGATGGTAtctcaagatttttaaaaattgtttttctccagTAAATAATGAATTAGagaattgttttcatatagttatatagttttgattttttcattgaaaaatgaaCTGTGTATATCATTTTACCATTAGGCAATAACTCACATTCTTATGTATTTgataaagttctttacatatttggaATACGAGATCTTTATCtgtctataaaaatgttttctcaattttatgctttccttctaatcttgcctactttggttttatttttttaaaaccttaatttaaattaaatgaaattactcatttttacattttactgtATTACTTTTTGCTTATTCACCATTTTTCTCCATACATAAATCTAACAGATAATAAGTTCGATGTtgtcctaattttcttataatatctaGCTATATATTTAGGTCACTTATCCCCCTTTAATCTTCCTTGATAAATAATGCCATATTGAATTATACCTAATTTTTGTCAGACTGCTTTAcatttttctcaacaattttgatgaaatagtaaattcttttcctaaaaaataaatatttacattttcattCAGAAAGTTACAATAATCATTTGTTACTATTTATTGTATATCTACTCTCCTCTATTCACTTGGTTTTATATTTCTTAACCAGCACTAGAAAGTTTTGATAAATGCTGACATAATGTAGTTTAATATCTCATATTGTTAAATgacattcatattttttcattaatttctttggtaTTCCTGACcaattattcaaataaattttgttatttttaattttttttataatttattaagatGGCATTGAATATTTAGATTAGTTAAGTTAAAATTCTCTTATTTGGTGCccatgaacaatgaatatttctccaattatttataaaataatttttttattttatttatacatttttatatataaaatttttattaccacattcaaaaacaaatatttgtaacattaaaaaaattaacatttgtaacataaaaaaaattctccctttttccttacCCTCTCCCTTCAGTGAAAAAGCAATAAATTTGATATGGATTGTCATGgaaaatatttctacattattcatgttacaaaagaatgtataaatataaataaatacaaatcccccaaaataagaatgataaagaaaaaatatatttgtatcattTGATCATAACCATTATATCattagattattagatttttACAGGTTgggatagtttcatttttgtcactgGATCCCCTAAGCCTAACACAATGTCTCagacatagtatgtgcttaagaAACACTTGTTCTTTTGAgttaaattcatgaaaaaaattggCTTTCAACTCATTGGCTTTATCAGGGCCCCTTTTAGTTCACTGTTCCTTAGGCTATAGATCTGGGGGTTCAACATAGGGGTGATTACAAAGTCGAAAACAGAAACTGCTATGTTCTCATCTGCTGTGTAGCTGGAgttaggcattatataaatgaatgCAGTGGTTGCATAAAACAGAGTGACTGCTGTGAGATGGGAGGTGCAAGTTGAGAAAGATTTGGATCTCCCTTCACTGGAGCTTATCTTCAGGACAGAAAAGAGGATGTATACATAAAAGGTTACAATAATTAACACTGTAATCACAACCCAGAAGAAGCAGCAGAAAGAATTTCAGTGAGATTACTTTGGGAGTAAGAAAGCTTATTTCTCAAAAATGAGGAATGGTCACAGAAAAAGTGATTGATCTTAGTAGGTCCATAGAAGGATAGTAAGGAACCAACAGCCATTGAAGAATTCACACAACTTCCCAAGTAAGATGTGATGAGTAAAAGAAGGCAAACCCTAGTAGACATGTTTGTGGAATTAAAGTAGGAGGCTACAAATGGGCCATCACAGCCAGCAGGAAGCACTCAGCTATCTCAAAGGTGGCTCCGCAACACATTTGGGTCATACACCCTGTCAGAGTGATTGAGTTTATGTCCTTGAGATAATTCATGAGCATGAGGGGTgtggacagatgaggaaattacaaTATCCACAAAAGCCAAGTGACTAAGGAAAAGATACACTGGAGTGTTAAGTTGGGAGCTAGTTCTGATCAATATGATTAAGCTAAAGTTACCAATTAATGTGACTGTATAGATACCAAGGAATATCACAAAGAGGATGACACAAAGGGTTGGATCATCTGTTAACCCCAAAAGAATGAATCCAGTCACAGCAGTGCAGTTATTGCCAGACATCTGTCTTGGAAAGAGTGCCTATTAGACAGAAGAGAAGGAGATTAAAATAGAATATAGGACTAAGATTTGAATATGTTATTGATGCATTCAGGAAACATTCACTGGTTACTTCTTACATTCCCAGGATACAATCTTACTCCATTACTTTGCTCCTATGCACCACGGCATGTTACAGAGGTGAATAAATTTGTTgcctccaatttttttctgtggACTAACAATACtgcattattttccaattttgtcaTCTCGAGAGTGTGAAAAAACAtctaagaaggaagagaatagcTGAATTCCAGCCACAgaaatctttcttaaaatatgcAGAGATTATATCCAAATATGCTGTTCTTCCAACTAGCAACCATTGTTAATTCCTTCCATAGAAAAGGATTCTGCTTTGTAGTCCCTGACTTGTTGAAATACTACCTTCTACAACTGGAGATGTTATCCACCTTATTTTAATTGACTATGAGAAAAGCCCTTGTTTCCAAGAAGACCCTTGTGCTTTAAAATCACAGATGAGAAGTaatagaaaaatctgaattttatcttattttattttgctcttgGAACTTTGCATAACTGAAAAGGACTATGATATACTACATATTATTAGCCTGAAAAGTTTCCCATGGAAAGATATACTGTTGCTAGGCATAAAAAGTTAAAGCATTTGTTCAACCTCTTGTAACCATATCTCATTTACACATTGCTTCTTTCTATTGAAGATTAGCTGAACAAactgaaataataaagaagtgacaatttattgtgttgtaagaagtGATGAGTATGACTGTTTTGGaaaatatggaaacatttttatTAGCTGATATAGAGTAAACTTAGTACaactaaaagaacaatttatgcaaCAACTACAAAAACCATGAGAAGGAAACCATTTTGAAAGATCTCATAAAATAATAACACATCATGTCTTCAAAAGGCTGATGAGGAAATATTAGCTGCTTCTTCTTGGAAGAGACACGATAGACTAGAAGTACAGAAAGAGACACTGCATTCTCAGACTTGGCCAAGCTGTTGATGTATCTTATTTAACCATACAAAGATCATACATATGGTTCTACAATGAATTAGTACAGACAGCTTTATGGTATgagtgaggggaaggaaaagcaaaaaaaaaaaaaaaatcaaaatgcataagagaaaaagggaagaataactttattatgtatatgtatgcgtATGTGGGTGTATCGTTATatctgaaatatttcttttaaagaccAAGCTATCTTAAAATGTTGACATTTGTTGGTTCTTGGTTAGCtccaaataatataaattatcttaaatgtaatttttttcctggaaTATTCTTAATGCTTTCAATTTtaatctcaactttttttttaattcagtaagaAAATACATGAAATATTGAGGTGCTCTTCAGCTCAGAACCCAAGAATAGCCCTGACTATAAGTGCTTATTTATGTTTCTATGATCCAACTCGTACTTTGTAACTACAAGAAAAAAGGATGCCAAAAAAAGGAtgtcttaattaaaaaaagtttgtggAGTACTGAGTGAATTTTCCAATACCTACTATATTTCACTCTTTCTTCTGAAGATAGGACTTTACATTCTactttctttgagaaaagaaatgctGTCTCAGTGggatctcttttctttcctcttttatagtTCAAAATTCCTCAATATTATTCCCAATTGTCTTTGCAACAATCTCTGAAAAATAGATAGTCTTTTCCCCCAGGACCAATTACTCTACCTGTTTCACAGATCCCTCCCTCTTATTTCTAAACTTTCTCCATTTAAAAACTCCCTTTCTATCTTTagtctttttatcttctttctacaGAAGGCTGAGATGTGCCCAATCCTTTAAATCATTCCATTTAACCCTAGTATTCTTTCAAGTTATCTTACTATAGCTCACCTTTCCCAATCAgctctcaggaagaaaaaaaacatccTTGTTGAGTCCATATCCTCTCCACCAAATGATTTCTTAACACAGTATAATCTGGTTTCTAATATCATCTTTCCAATCAAAACCTTCTTTACTAAGttatcagtaatttttaaatttctaaatcatAGTATTTTTGTAATCTCCATTTAAATTCCCTACAATTGTTTCAGACTTTCTGTTAGCATTAGCCCttagaaaaatgattgaataataaatagtagatgtttattaagtacttgtcaattgattgattcttgacctttttgcaGCATGGGATGAGTGGACCACCGACTCTTTACTCTTCATGAGTTTTTCTGTCACTAGCTCTCCTGCTAATAATATTCCTCCTACCTACCCAATTTTTATCAGCCTGATTTGCTAGATTATGAGCCTGGTTCAGTCTCCTTACCATACATGGTATGTAATAAGTAAAATCTGTCTTTGatcctctttttatcttctcaaTCAGCTCATTAGGATCTACTTAACCTTCATCTTCATCAAAAAACAGTCCCTTCCTTCCAGAAACTCACATTCTAGTGGGAGAAACACCATGTAAATAACTAGATGCTTACAAATTATAGACAGAGTAGATAAACAGTAATCATAGAGAGGAAGCTACTTTTAGCTAGAGAGGAAACACCTTGCAAAACATGGGATTTGAGCTGTCTCAGAAAAAAGCCTGGGAAACTGACAGTGGCAGGTACACAAAGCATTTCAGGTATATGTGATAACCAGTTCAAAAGACATAGAAGATGAAGTGTCATGTATGGGGAAAGGCAAATTTTTCAATGTAGCTAGTTTGTAATACAATGCATAGATGGAAAGAACACATAAGactagaaaggaggaaagagaccAGGGggtgaagatttttatttttttaaattattctttatttatgtcttttattttaacctgacaatttttttttctagtatctttccttcctcactcctcACAAAGTAGTataccaaagaaaaaagaataaatttctttAGGTTATATTATGTCACTAAAGtagttcttaatttttaaaaaaagtcccCACATGTGCCCCAAACACCACTTTTGTGTTAGGAAAGAACTGTCAACAAAAGATAAAGCCAGTGATTGAGAGATGGCTtaacaaattgtggcacatgaacATGAATACTACATTAATGCAGAAACATAGAAAACTAATATAATCTGATAGAGTGATAATAGCAGAGTcaagaaataaatacataaaatgattatacaatgtaatggaaagaacagtgCCCACCCCACACCACCCCCATAAATTAGGAGAAAATTAATGctacaagatttttaaaaaccatcatGGACccaaaaaagaataatgagaagACATATTTCTCTATGCCTTTGCAGAGATAGGCGTTCCATGTTTATGGAACATTACATGTATTTTCAGACTTTTCcaattaatatataaattcacaaatttaatacaataaataaCAATGTACTTTTTCTAAGCCCCATTTATTTGTATCACTTCATCATAACCATTTTATCAGTAGACTATTAGATTCTTATACACGGGGCTATTTAACTTTTGTCACTGTATCCCCCAAGCCcaacacagtgcttgacacatagtatgtacttaataaatatctgtattGGTAGAGCAAAGGTTTAATGTCATTTGCATAGAAGCAAttttgaagggagagagaaagagacagacacacagagagaaatagaagagagagagagagagagagaacaaataaaataaaatgagataaatggaATTATATTGTGAATGTAAATGAGATGAGCTCAGCCATCttgatagcagaatggattaaaaaccagaatgcaaaaatatacatatatatacatacatatttatatatatatttacaacagacacacttgaaacagaaagataacagttaaaataaagggctggagcatAATCTAATATGTtgcagctgaagtaaaaaaaaaaaggcaggcatAGTAATCAGGATCAAAGGCAAAAGCAAAGATAgactta encodes:
- the LOC127541508 gene encoding olfactory receptor 508-like, whose product is MYLFLSHLAFVDIEISSSVTLLMLMNYLKDITLISLPGYMAQMCYGFTFGAAECFLLAAMAYDRYMAICNPLLYSINMSPKICTLLLITSYVGGSVNAWIFTGCLLNRSFCGTNKINHFFCDYSPLLKLSFSEDNLAEILPPASAGLLLMITVFIIMISYVYILFSVLKINSTEGRSKAFSTCTSHLTAVTLFYGMLILTYAMPKSNYSTDENKMISVFYSVLIPMLNPLIYSLKNNEVKGALRKLMNRKHFFHEFS